In Fusobacterium nucleatum, the genomic stretch AAAGAAGGAATAACCTTTGATGATGTTCTATTAATACCTGCAAAATCTAATGTGCTTCCTAATGAAGTTAGTTTAAAAACAAGACTTACAAAAAAAATCACATTAAATTTACCAATTTTAAGTGCTGCTATGGATACAGTTACTGAATCAGACTTGGCAATAGCTCTTGCAAGACAAGGTGGAATAGGCTTTATTCACAAAAATATGTCTATTGAAGAACAGGCAGCTGAGGTTGACAGAGTAAAAAGATCAGAAAGTGGAATGATAACAAATCCTATAACACTTAATAAAGATAGTAGAGTTTATCAAGCAGAAGAATTGATGAGTAGATATAAAATTTCTGGTTTACCTGTAATAGAAGATGATGGGAAATTAATAGGAATAATTACAAATAGAGATATTAAATATCGTAAAGAACTTGATCAGCCTGTTGGAGATATAATGACAAGTAAAGGGTTAATTACTGCTCCTGTAGGAACAACATTGGAACAAGCAAAAGAAATTTTACTTGCAAATAGAATTGAAAAATTACCAATAACTGATCAAAATGGATATTTAAAAGGTTTAATCACAATAAAAGATATAGACAACATAATCCAATATCCAAATGCTTGTAAAGATGATTTAGGAAAATTAAGATGTGGTGCAGCAGTTGGGATTGCTCATGATACAATAGAAAGAGTTAAAGCCTTAGTGAAGGCAGGAGTAGATATTGTAACTGTTGATTCTGCTCATGGTCATTCACAAGGTGTAATAGATATGATAAAAGAAATTAAGAAGAATTTTCCTAATTTAGATATAATTGGTGGAAATATAGTTACAGCAGAAGCAGCAAAAGAACTTATTGAAGCAGGAGTGTCAGCAGTAAAAGTTGGAATAGGTCCAGGTTCTATTTGTACAACAAGGGTTGTAGCTGGAGTTGGAGTACCTCAACTTACAGCAATAAATGATGTTTATGAATATTGTAAAGATAAAAATATTGGTGTAATAGCTGATGGAGGGATAAAATTATCAGGAGATATAGTTAAAGCCTTAGCAGCTGGTGGAGATTGTGTAATGCTTGGAGGATTACTAGCAGGAACAAAAGAAGCACCAGGAGAAGAAATAATACTTGAAGGAAGAAGATTCAAAATATATGTAGGTATGGGTTCAATAGCTGCAATGAAAAGAGGTTCAAAAGATAGATATTTCCAAGCAGAAGAAAGAGATAATTCAAAATTAGTTCCAGAAGGAATAGAAGGTCGTATTGCATATAAGGGTTCAGTTAAAGATGTGATATTTCAACTTGCAGGTGGTATAAGAGCAGGAATGGGATATTGTGGAACTAAAACAATAAAAGATTTACAAATCAATGGTAAATTTGTTAAAATAACAGGGGCAGGTTTAATAGAAAGCCACCCACATGATATAACAATAACAAAAGAAGCACCAAATTATTCTAAATAGTAGGAGAACAAAATAATGAAAAAATTTACTAAGTTTTTTATTTTAGCAGGAGTTTTATTTAACTTTTCAATATTGAATGCTGAAATAAAAGAAATTGAATCACTTGATCAAATTTCAAATGAAATAGTAGGAGGAAAAACAGATAAAATAAATAAAAAAACTAAAAAAGAGGTTGTTAAAAGTGAAGTTGAAAAAACTTCAAAAACTGATGAAAGTATTGTAGATATCCCAGAGGAAAGTGCAACAAGAACAGTTGATAAAAATTCAATAGTTGACATCTATGAAAGAAAAATGAAAGATAAGATTGCATACAAAGAAGGCTCAGATATACCTTTCACAGGAGTATTTGGAGTTGTAAT encodes the following:
- the guaB gene encoding IMP dehydrogenase — encoded protein: MMNGKIVKEGITFDDVLLIPAKSNVLPNEVSLKTRLTKKITLNLPILSAAMDTVTESDLAIALARQGGIGFIHKNMSIEEQAAEVDRVKRSESGMITNPITLNKDSRVYQAEELMSRYKISGLPVIEDDGKLIGIITNRDIKYRKELDQPVGDIMTSKGLITAPVGTTLEQAKEILLANRIEKLPITDQNGYLKGLITIKDIDNIIQYPNACKDDLGKLRCGAAVGIAHDTIERVKALVKAGVDIVTVDSAHGHSQGVIDMIKEIKKNFPNLDIIGGNIVTAEAAKELIEAGVSAVKVGIGPGSICTTRVVAGVGVPQLTAINDVYEYCKDKNIGVIADGGIKLSGDIVKALAAGGDCVMLGGLLAGTKEAPGEEIILEGRRFKIYVGMGSIAAMKRGSKDRYFQAEERDNSKLVPEGIEGRIAYKGSVKDVIFQLAGGIRAGMGYCGTKTIKDLQINGKFVKITGAGLIESHPHDITITKEAPNYSK